From Brassica oleracea var. oleracea cultivar TO1000 chromosome C3, BOL, whole genome shotgun sequence, a single genomic window includes:
- the LOC106328072 gene encoding 65-kDa microtubule-associated protein 1: MVATDAESPHLGEITCGTLLQKLQEIWDEVGESDEERDKLLLQIEQECLHVYKRKVEQAAKSRAELLQTLSDANAEQSSLTTSLGDKSFVNDIPDKSSGTIKEQLAAIAPALEQLWQQKDERVREFSDVQSQIQKICGEIAGGLSSEVPIVDESDLSLKKLDDFHSQLQELQKEKSDRLQKVLEFVSSVHDLCAVLGLDFLNTVKEVHPSLDEETSVQAKSISNETLSRLAKTVLTLKDDKKQRLQKLQELATQLIDLWNLMDTPDEKRDLFDYVTCNISASVDEVTTRGALAHDLIKQAEVEVNRLDQLKASRMKEIAFKKQTELEEIYARAHVETNPESARERIMSLIDSGNVEPTELLADMDSQIAKAKEEAFSRKDILDRVEKWMSACEEESWLEDYNRDQNRYSASRGAHLNLKRAEKARVLVSKIPAMVDTLVAKTRAWEEEHNMSFAYDGVPLLAMLDEYGMLRQEREDEKRRLRE; this comes from the exons ATGGTGGCCACTGATGCTGAAAGTCCTCATCTTGGGGAGATTACTTGTGGTACCTTACTTCAAAAGTTGCAG GAAATTTGGGATGAAGTTGGTGAGAGCGACGAGGAACGAGACAAGCTACTTCTTCAAATAGAGCAAGAGTGTCTTCATGTCTACAAGAGGAAAGTTGAGCAGGCTGCCAAATCCAGAGCAGAGCTTCTTCAAACCTTATCAGATGCCAATGCTGAACAATCCAGCCTCACAACCTCTCTTGGAGACAAAAGCTTTGTTAATGACATT CCGGACAAGTCTTCTGGAACGATCAAAGAACAGCTTGCTGCTATAGCCCCTGCTCTTGAACAACTGTGGCAACAGAAAGATGAGAGAGTCAGAGAGTTCTCTGATGTACAATCACAAATCCAGAAGATCTGTGGAGAGATTGCTGGTGGTTTGAGCAGTGAGGTTCCTATAGTCGATGAGTCTGATTTGTCTCTGAAGAAACTAGATGATTTCCATAGCCAACTCCAAGAGCTTCAGAAAGAGAAGAGTGATAGGCTGCAGAAGGTGCTCGAGTTTGTGAGTAGTGTTCATGATCTATGCGCTGTTCTTGGTTTGGACTTTTTAAACACTGTCAAAGAAGTTCATCCGAGCTTAGATGAAGAAACCAGTGTCCAGGCCAAGAGCATTAGCAATGAGACGCTTTCGAGGTTGGCTAAAACAGTATTGACTCTTAAAGATGATAAGAAGCAAAGGCTACAAAAG CTTCAAGAGCTGGCTACTCAGCTAATTGATCTATGGAACCTGATGGATACTCCTGATGAGAAAAGGGATCTGTTTGATTATGTTACTTGTAACATCTCAGCTTCAGTAGATGAGGTCACTACACGAGGTGCTCTTGCACATGATCTGATCAAGCAGGCCGAGGTTGAAGTGAATAGGCTTGACCAGCTGAAAGCTAGCCGAATGAAGGAAATAGCTTTCAAGAAACAGACTGAGCTTGAGGAGATATACGCTCGCGCTCACGTGGAAACAAACCCTGAATCTGCTCGCGAGAGGATCATGTCACTGATTGACTCTGGAAACGTTGAGCCTACTGAGTTATTGGCAGATATGGATAGTCAGATAGCTAAGGCCAAAGAAGAAGCGTTTAGTAGGAAGGATATTTTGGACCGTGTTGAGAAATGGATGTCTGCTTGTGAAGAAGAGAGCTGGTTAGAAGACTACAATAGG GATCAGAACAGGTACAGCGCAAGTAGAGGCGCTCATTTGAACCTCAAGAGAGCTGAGAAAGCTCGTGTTCTGGTTAGCAAGATTCCTG CAATGGTTGATACATTGGTTGCCAAGACAAGAGCTTGGGAAGAGGAACACAACATGTCCTTTGCATACGATGGTGTTCCTCTGCTAGCTATGTTAGACGAGTACGGTATGCTTAGGCAAGAACGAGAAGATGAGAAACGGAGGCTGAGG GAATAA